ATGAATACAGTACTGCAGATTCTTTCCCCAAGTTTTCTGCTTCCAGCTCAACCACCAAAAATACACCGTCTGCTTTTGCTCCGAAATCACTGCTTCCTAAACTAGAAGCCGTTCTCACTGTTTTCACAGTATATGCAGTATCACCAACGACCGCTCTTTCGCCTATGCCATACTGTTTAACAGCCACTTGAGCAGCAGGCTGTCCTGCAGTAGTCGTGGTTTTTGTCTGAGTAGTTGCAGTGGTCTGTTCTTCCGGAGATCCACCCAGGAGCGCAAGCAGCACCAGCCCTACCACAATAGCTAATATTATTTTCAGTATTTTTCCCATTTTCAACACCTGTTTTTTTATTAACAATATAAAAAACAATCGTATAGTATAAGCTTTTTCCTGTATACCTTAGTAGTGGTTAATAATTCCCGGATCATCTGTTGTTTGAGGAGTATGCGAAGCAAGCGCCCGTTGTAGTATAGTGCGGATAAGTGCTTCCCCTTCTGTGCTGTGCATATATTCTTGAATGAGAGTTTCTACTTCCCGGCTGTCGGCAACTACACCATGTTTGCTGAAAAACTCATACAGCGCAACAGACACAATGTTTGACTGTGACCCATAGTCTCCTCGCTTAGATAATTTCTCAAGTTTTTCAACTAGGTTTTCATCTAGCGCAAATGATTTTGTTTTCTTCTTTCGGTTATCGGTTGTCTCTTCCAAGTCCATGTTTAATAAAGAGTTATTAATAAGTATATACCTTCTTATTGACCTGTTATTGACTGGTTATGAAAAACTATAAATAGGTTAAGGTAATAACTAGTAAATAACAGGTCATTATCATGTCACAAAACGCACGGATGGTTAGTTTCCTTGCACCGGCTTCACTCATAGAAGAGGTCGAGGCCCTGGTACAAGAAGGGACGTTCACTCACATGAGCGATGCCTGGCGAGGAGTATCAAGGAACGGAGTAGAGGTAGAACATGGCAGGAAAAAGAAGGTGTGAAACAAAGTCCATCTCAATGGACGCGATCACAGAGGAAAACCTAGACTATATCCTAGGTTCTCATTACTGCAACTCATTGGGTGCAAGTGCGTTCATTTGCGCTATTATCAATGAGCGTGCAGCGGAATTGAAGTTAATTAACAGAATGGAAAAGGCCGCTGAAGTTGTCGTGCCACAGGGCTGGTACGGTGGATCGAGTGGTATAGTAGCAATAGCAGGAGTCTGAGCGAGATGTCAAGAAGTGGAAAAACTGAGACTCGCTCATCTCCTACAACGCAGGAAGAGCAGATAAACCTATCTCAGGATGAGCTGGAAAAGCTGAGAGGGGATTATAGTGACTGCTCTCTGGACTGGGAGCGCCAAGCACAGCAGGGGATCATCTCTCAGAGGGATCTTGCGGAAATCAAAGAACTGTTAGGGGTGGCATGAATGGCTAAGGCGTGTACATGTGGCGAATGCTCAGAATGTTTGGAGATCATGAGCAGAGAACAGGCAGAGACTAGAGACCGATATGAGAGAGGGCTGTCGGATTGGAGGAACTACTAATGCCCTCCTTTGACCTACCTCTACTGCAAGAGAAGTATGTGCTACAACAGCATGAAATCGAGCTGCTCAAGAGGACAGTAGCGCACTTGCAGAGGGAGAATACAATCATGCTGAGAGAGCTGGAAATCATCAAGAGCCAGAGAGGCACAACAGCATGATAGGGCCCTCAAAGTGCTGGAGGTGTTCTAACTGTGATTCAAACAGGATATACCTCCGTACACGGACTAGAGACTATAGATGTTATTATTGTGGGTACATCATGGAAAATCCAAAGCAGTGCGATAGACGCGGCAATAATCCATCTGGCCCGTTGCCTCCTTCCCGAAATCTGCGGAGGGTAAAAGCATGAAGGTATGTCCAGAATGCAACTCTGCCAGGTTGTACAGGCGAATATTCGCAGCAGAGTACCGCTGTACAAAGTGCGGGCTGATATTCATTACTCCGAAAATAGTAGACGTACCCCGGGATTATAGCATCAGTACCGGAGTACTCACTGCTATAGAGCGGAAGCAGAGGTTGGAAAAGATAGCCCAGGTACACAAAGCAAATCCCCACTACACCCGGACAGATCTTAAAATGGTTTGCTTTGAATCATACTATATGGTCAGCCGATACTGGAAAGAGGTGTACAATTCACAGATGACGATGAACAAAACGGGATAAATCCAAACGGGGAGCCCCTCCTCTCCCCTTAGTGCCGTGGCCAGTGCGTTTGAAGGCGCGGGGTGCGACTCCCTGCCTCGGCTTTTCCGCGTGGGGCTAGTTCTATTCCACTCCCCACCCACGCGGGCTTCCTTTGGGGAAACGGGATAGAAAAGAAGGTGAAAGAAGATGGAAGAAAGGATATGTATCAATGGAATTGAATACGAGCGTGTGAAACCGGTCGGTGAATTGCCATATGTAATTGCAAGAACATACTCGGCTGGCGTATTTGCCGGATACCTGAAAGAACGCAACGGAAAAGAAGGTACACTTCTCAACGCTAGGAGAATTTGGTATTGGGATGGTGCGGCATCTTTGTCACAGCTTGCTATGGAGGGTACATCGAAACCCACAAACTGCAAATTCCCCATAGCAGTTGAGCAGGTTGTGTTGACTGAGATTGTCGAAGTCCTCACTGTCACGCGTGCCGGTAAGAAGAGCATTGAAGAGGTGCCAGTATGGAAGAAATAACCTCTGGATATGGCGATGGCTATGGCGATGGCTATGGCTCTGGCCATGGCTCTGGCTATGGCCATGGCTCTGGCTCTGGCTGTGGCGATGGCACTGGCGATGGCTATGGCTCTGGATATAGCGATGGCTCTGGCCATGGCTGTGGCGATGGCACTGGCTATGGCTCTGGCACTGGCTCTGGCTGTGGCTCTGGATATGGCGATGGCTATGGCGATGGCTATGGCGATGGCTATGGCACTAGTGACGATTCAGACAATGATGATTAGGTGGACAATGTGACAAGGTGAAAGAAGATGAAGAACGAGAACAAATACACGGAATCCATCGTATATATGGAAATGGACAAGATCCTTGAGGGGATTGGAATCAGGCAACTACCTAACCCTGTGCCTCCTGCTCTGGTAGAGAGATTCAAGAGGGCAGTGCTGGCAAAGGTAAATGATAATACCGATACTGTCGCAATGGTCGGCCGGATGCCTGAGGCAATGGCTATGGTGGTAGCAGCAGCCCTTGCTCAGAGAGTTACTCGCTTTGAGTATGGCGGGTATAGCCAGGTCTCTCATGTGATTTTTGACTACAGTGAGCAATGCCCGGAGATGAGGGTATGAGCAGTGACGCTGCTAGAGACCTAGCTCTCAAAATCAATACTCTCAGAGAGCAGGCTGAAGAGTACGAGGTAGTGCTTAGAGACCTCAGATATCAACACTGGCTCGATATCGACACTAGCCAGAAAGAGCTGGGGCTGACTAACGAAACCAAGCGCAAGATGGCTCTTGAGCTAAGGCTAGAGACTGATGAAACGTACAGCAGGATAGCAAAGGAACTCCGGTATGGGGTCAATATGCTCAAATCATGTATTGACCAAGAAGAGCTAGACCTGCTAAGAGAGTACATCGAGGCAGATGAAAGGATATCAGAAGAAGATAAGCAAATGGATTTCAAGTATTTTGATGCTGTGGAAATATTACTAGGGATGTGAGGACAATGGAACTGAGTGTTGATTTATTGAGCGAAATGCTTACAGAGAGAGGATTTTACCCTGGGAACATGGGCAATGAGCACGTATGGAAAAACGTAATCAACGGGATACCCTATGCTGTGGATTTCAGAATAGGCAGCGTATTCCGCTATATGTACGGACAGAGAGAAGAGGACGTAGAAGATGAGGTACTAGCAGACCTGAAAACAGCTATCATAGCAGTAATGCAGGAGGCAATAGGCGGGCAGGATGTACAGGCAACAGGGGCTACCAACCAAGAGCCAGAGATCCCACCCACTGAAACAATTGTAACTCAAGAAGATAAGCCTACCGTAGTGCCTGCGAAAGTACCTCAGAAACCAGCGACTCGTAAGCTGTCCAACGAGGACCTCACTAAAGACAATATCAGACAGTATCTATGCCCAGCTGCTACAGATCAGGAAATATTCATGTTCCTCCAGTTATGCGAACATAGAAATTTGAATCCGTTTATCAAAGAAGCATATCTTGTGAAATATAATAATTCTCCTGCAACCTTGATTGTAGGAAAGGACGCATTCACCAAGAAAGCAGAGGAGCATCCACAGTTTGACGGATTTGAGGCCGGAATTGTAATTGAGAGATCTGGTAAGGTCGAGTACAGGGCAGGTCAACTAGTTCGGCCTGGCGAAATACTCATAGGCGGCTGGGCTGAGGTGCACAGGAAGGACAGGCAATACCCTTACAGGTCTGAGGTGTCTATGCAAGAGT
This DNA window, taken from Methanomethylovorans hollandica DSM 15978, encodes the following:
- a CDS encoding DUF4352 domain-containing protein; protein product: MGKILKIILAIVVGLVLLALLGGSPEEQTTATTQTKTTTTAGQPAAQVAVKQYGIGERAVVGDTAYTVKTVRTASSLGSSDFGAKADGVFLVVELEAENLGKESAVLYSFNVQAVDSQGRKFASDSEADIHLGNSIFLKQIQPGLPTTGRIAFDVPMGETFTVELTSGFWDTANTVSIAVGNT
- a CDS encoding TFIIB-type zinc ribbon-containing protein, whose protein sequence is MKVCPECNSARLYRRIFAAEYRCTKCGLIFITPKIVDVPRDYSISTGVLTAIERKQRLEKIAQVHKANPHYTRTDLKMVCFESYYMVSRYWKEVYNSQMTMNKTG
- a CDS encoding DUF6948 domain-containing protein gives rise to the protein MEERICINGIEYERVKPVGELPYVIARTYSAGVFAGYLKERNGKEGTLLNARRIWYWDGAASLSQLAMEGTSKPTNCKFPIAVEQVVLTEIVEVLTVTRAGKKSIEEVPVWKK
- the bet gene encoding phage recombination protein Bet; translated protein: MELSVDLLSEMLTERGFYPGNMGNEHVWKNVINGIPYAVDFRIGSVFRYMYGQREEDVEDEVLADLKTAIIAVMQEAIGGQDVQATGATNQEPEIPPTETIVTQEDKPTVVPAKVPQKPATRKLSNEDLTKDNIRQYLCPAATDQEIFMFLQLCEHRNLNPFIKEAYLVKYNNSPATLIVGKDAFTKKAEEHPQFDGFEAGIVIERSGKVEYRAGQLVRPGEILIGGWAEVHRKDRQYPYRSEVSMQEYNTNQSSWKKLPATMIRKVALVQALREAFPSDLGGCYDSAEMGEVV